In a single window of the Dethiosulfovibrio salsuginis genome:
- a CDS encoding HNH endonuclease: MRPVVRGKRPQSSKGFIEFKTYGDAKIYLIGRLGEYCSYCEVELESCLAVEHVLPKKTAVISADEMKRRELDWNNFLLACSNCNSTKSNQETPRDDCLWPDRDNTFRAIEYSEGGLVSPNKKMPPDIIEKAKRLIHLVGLDKIPTANNGKSTDLRWLHRKDIWDIATEKREQLKEIDQKSIDIFKKFLIDIAKKSGYWSIWMTVFRDDEDICRQLTEAFPGTCNDCFSDHMEPIQRKNGLC; the protein is encoded by the coding sequence ATGCGACCGGTTGTAAGAGGAAAACGTCCTCAAAGCTCAAAAGGCTTTATTGAGTTTAAAACATATGGGGATGCAAAAATATACTTAATAGGAAGATTAGGTGAGTACTGTTCATATTGCGAGGTAGAGCTAGAATCCTGCCTAGCGGTAGAACACGTCTTACCGAAAAAAACAGCTGTAATATCAGCAGATGAAATGAAAAGACGGGAGCTGGACTGGAACAATTTTTTGCTTGCCTGCTCCAACTGTAATTCGACAAAATCGAACCAGGAAACACCACGGGACGACTGCCTATGGCCCGACCGAGATAACACCTTTAGAGCAATTGAATACTCGGAAGGCGGCTTAGTCTCGCCAAACAAAAAAATGCCTCCAGATATAATCGAAAAGGCGAAAAGGTTAATTCATCTAGTGGGACTCGACAAAATACCGACGGCAAACAACGGAAAGTCTACAGATCTCCGATGGCTACACAGAAAAGATATTTGGGACATAGCAACAGAGAAAAGAGAACAACTTAAAGAAATAGACCAAAAAAGCATTGACATATTTAAAAAATTTTTGATTGACATAGCAAAGAAAAGCGGATATTGGAGCATTTGGATGACCGTATTCCGAGACGACGAAGACATCTGTAGACAATTGACGGAGGCCTTTCCGGGCACGTGCAACGACTGTTTTAGCGATCATATGGAACCTATACAACGTAAAAATGGTCTATGCTGA
- a CDS encoding AAA family ATPase, producing the protein MLSNLTLNNFRRYKKGSFCFHPKMTVLVGENGKGKTTILDAIAIMLGTYFQGSRIKTGQSTVKKSDAHLLPIETDGQLNLEPQEDVFIKAEATIRGKRVNWIRELGDRGGKAKNIVSIGVQDRKKTVKGEPVDLPLYLYYGSGRLWDIHRNIKTEKPGSRLDAYRFCLDPKSDQKAFEEWFKKRTLVALQKKTPSSGMKAVKEAALKCIPNATDFYHDIEMDELIIVTDEGPMPFGLLSDGYRNMVAMVADIAHRASRLNPHMEEGVTARIEGIVLIDEIDLHLHPKWQRRVVSDLQEAFPKLQFIATTHSPFIIQSLEPGQVIDLDDTENIEEKSCYGWNEAAPGTKAPYSNRSIEDIVEDIMGIDIPQRSERHQKMYDAAQKYYKILRQAKNTDEAHKKELKEELDRLAAPFSENIAYYAFLEAERIAAGITSPDEEKGE; encoded by the coding sequence ATGCTGTCAAACTTAACCCTAAATAACTTCAGACGCTACAAAAAGGGTAGCTTCTGCTTTCATCCTAAAATGACCGTCCTCGTAGGGGAAAACGGCAAGGGAAAGACGACTATTCTGGATGCTATAGCCATAATGCTAGGAACATATTTTCAAGGATCAAGAATAAAAACCGGCCAAAGCACCGTCAAAAAAAGCGATGCCCATCTATTACCGATAGAGACAGACGGACAACTAAACCTTGAACCCCAAGAAGACGTTTTCATAAAAGCCGAGGCCACTATCAGGGGCAAAAGGGTCAATTGGATAAGAGAATTAGGCGATAGAGGTGGAAAGGCCAAAAACATAGTCTCCATAGGGGTTCAGGACCGAAAAAAAACCGTAAAAGGCGAACCGGTGGACCTACCTCTCTACCTGTACTACGGCTCAGGACGCCTATGGGATATACACAGAAATATAAAAACGGAAAAACCTGGCTCTCGCTTAGATGCTTATAGGTTCTGTCTCGACCCTAAATCGGATCAGAAGGCTTTTGAAGAATGGTTCAAAAAACGGACATTGGTAGCACTCCAGAAAAAAACCCCTTCCAGCGGAATGAAAGCGGTTAAAGAAGCTGCACTGAAGTGTATCCCAAATGCCACAGATTTTTACCACGACATAGAAATGGACGAGCTAATCATAGTAACAGACGAGGGACCTATGCCCTTTGGCCTTCTATCGGACGGATATCGCAATATGGTTGCTATGGTCGCAGACATAGCTCATCGTGCATCAAGATTAAACCCTCACATGGAAGAAGGGGTAACTGCGAGGATAGAGGGAATCGTGTTGATCGACGAAATAGACCTGCACCTACATCCCAAATGGCAAAGAAGGGTCGTATCGGACCTTCAAGAAGCTTTCCCGAAACTGCAGTTCATAGCCACGACACATTCACCGTTTATAATACAGTCCCTCGAACCTGGACAGGTCATAGACCTCGACGACACGGAAAACATAGAAGAAAAGTCCTGCTATGGCTGGAACGAAGCCGCTCCAGGCACAAAGGCCCCCTACTCCAACAGATCTATAGAGGACATAGTCGAGGATATAATGGGAATCGATATTCCTCAAAGAAGCGAGCGACACCAGAAAATGTACGATGCCGCCCAAAAATACTATAAAATACTGCGACAGGCGAAGAACACCGATGAAGCCCATAAAAAGGAGCTCAAGGAGGAACTCGACCGGTTAGCAGCCCCCTTTAGCGAAAATATAGCCTATTACGCCTTTCTAGAGGCCGAACGGATAGCAGCGGGAATAACCTCACCAGACGAAGAAAAAGGGGAGTAG
- the dapF gene encoding diaminopimelate epimerase: MDFWKMNGNGNDFVVITNRSGLSDSDLSDLARRVCRRRRSIGADGILVVEDCDGYDFKMRIFNSDGSEGEMCGNGARCIARYAFETGVAGENMTFQTLAGPMRASVKGSFVELHMGIVPSVPQVVPIDLTGWGGELEGDFSTVGVPHLVVYPGEGEHSREDLVRWGRDLRNRTDLFPGGTNVNFSCPSGEGALKVVTYERGVEDLTDSCGTGSVASAISAVVRLGYPLEVQVSNPGGVNQVSLSRCGGGFEALLGGLALVVTKGSIEKEA, from the coding sequence ATGGATTTTTGGAAGATGAACGGCAACGGAAACGATTTTGTGGTGATCACCAACCGCTCCGGCCTGTCCGATTCGGACCTGTCGGACCTTGCAAGGCGGGTCTGCCGCCGCAGGAGGTCCATAGGGGCGGACGGTATTTTGGTGGTGGAGGATTGCGACGGCTACGACTTCAAAATGAGGATCTTCAACTCCGACGGTTCGGAGGGGGAGATGTGCGGCAACGGCGCCCGGTGTATCGCTCGGTATGCCTTCGAGACCGGTGTTGCCGGTGAGAATATGACATTTCAGACCTTGGCGGGGCCTATGAGGGCCTCGGTGAAAGGCTCTTTCGTCGAGCTTCATATGGGGATTGTTCCCTCGGTTCCTCAGGTGGTCCCTATTGATCTGACCGGCTGGGGTGGAGAGCTGGAAGGGGATTTTTCGACCGTCGGGGTGCCCCATCTGGTGGTCTATCCCGGCGAAGGAGAGCACTCTAGGGAGGATCTTGTCCGTTGGGGCCGAGATCTCCGTAACAGGACCGACCTTTTCCCCGGTGGAACCAACGTGAACTTCTCCTGTCCCTCCGGTGAGGGGGCTTTGAAGGTTGTTACCTACGAGAGAGGGGTGGAGGATCTGACCGATTCCTGCGGCACCGGCTCGGTGGCGTCGGCTATTTCGGCGGTGGTCAGGCTGGGATATCCTCTTGAGGTTCAGGTGTCCAACCCCGGAGGGGTGAACCAGGTGTCTTTGTCCCGTTGTGGCGGTGGGTTTGAGGCCCTTTTGGGGGGGCTTGCTCTGGTTGTGACAAAAGGCAGTATAGAAAAAGAGGCCTAG
- a CDS encoding AsmA-like C-terminal region-containing protein → MSKGKLAALSAAFLAVAGVALFVTDLGTGVVRDQAIKALTETLQAKVSIGDISGNPLKGYVISDLSLEREGEYSVGLPSLEVKINLIALVRGGAVVDKVVLSGLSTDLDQVTALMDSLPPSEGGGVPSVPVGAVSLVDSSFGIPGGVVEIKDLSGRFKDDRGIAFDLNMDLAYGGLPVKGKVLGLYGGSFLTVGDLDLSVGSGKITAKGDLFPDLAAQGRIDKLSLADLTGLWPELADSASGTGSLAFDVGGTLESPVITGSMAFDGVLAALPVSGLEGGLSYQDMSMALQDLRAVVAGVPLSGAFSARFGPESPVIDLKMDASNADLDKLRSSYPQIPEELSGVVQSLSVALDGPVDKLKGTLKARAESLNVMGYGLSQSWASVALAPDGKATVSAKTVFQGQPAYLEGGLSFGKGGPEAKLLFKVRKVPTDLIASVLRGPLPVAGEIDMDMSIKGALTSPSITGTVSSPSLSGFDQVIEAPSVKFVLKGTDLEIPSAQATWRGAPLALSGKVAMSQDPSGSFKGEMKGLNLASLPELGVDAKGRVDLDFSVGGKLADPSLQLGLRSPKVTFGPMDVDKVDLKVKGTAKAVDLTGSASVSGGALSASGSLGLGDSPTVELALKGDGIGLDKVLDLPISGALSAQVTVKGSVADPELAVSISVPKAVAWGLGVDGFGASLVSKGTSVTLKEAKASVGGSPFSMSGSFDGKAYKGEFQLSGTDLDLTKASQGLPEAQSYGLGGKLSLSFKGSVDGKSVEGGGRITAPVLTVMNLSLKNVSYPLELKGNRLTIPSATAELYGGSVVGSGWIDLDSLKFSKKVSVSGTDVAPLIRDFAGTDGTVTGVGKAQFEGAGVLSPFSFKGKGTAELGGGQVVGFPLAQVAASLHGTDGIRYRSAKGAFQVIDDRFVLDKASVEAHDGDPIYRSFVSSGVIGPDRKLDLDCAGEVNMRLLNAVVGAGVGGVLGGGAGTIAAIIGGALGGAQQGISKDDFRDISFKVAGTLDSSSVKGLKVGPSKIAPEQVQEAPGASIQPQPQPPVPAQPVPQEEPKNLEDQLKDALEQEAGKVLQNLFGGGN, encoded by the coding sequence TTGAGCAAAGGAAAGTTAGCAGCTCTGTCGGCGGCCTTTTTAGCGGTAGCGGGAGTCGCCCTGTTCGTGACCGACCTAGGTACGGGGGTGGTTAGAGATCAGGCGATTAAGGCCCTCACCGAGACCCTTCAGGCCAAGGTTTCCATTGGGGATATTTCGGGAAATCCCCTTAAGGGGTATGTCATATCGGATCTCTCTTTGGAGAGGGAGGGAGAGTATTCCGTCGGTCTGCCCTCTTTGGAGGTCAAGATTAACTTGATAGCCCTTGTCCGAGGGGGAGCGGTGGTGGATAAGGTCGTCCTGTCCGGCCTGTCGACCGACCTGGATCAGGTGACCGCCCTTATGGACAGCCTGCCTCCTTCCGAGGGAGGAGGTGTTCCGTCGGTGCCTGTAGGGGCGGTTTCCCTGGTGGATTCGTCTTTCGGAATCCCCGGTGGAGTGGTGGAGATAAAGGATCTGTCCGGTCGATTTAAGGACGATCGGGGGATCGCCTTCGACCTAAATATGGACCTGGCCTACGGCGGTCTTCCTGTCAAAGGTAAGGTGCTAGGGCTCTACGGCGGGTCTTTTCTCACCGTCGGGGATCTGGACCTTTCTGTTGGTTCAGGTAAAATCACCGCTAAAGGCGATCTGTTTCCCGATTTAGCGGCCCAAGGGAGGATAGACAAGCTGAGTCTCGCCGATCTGACCGGCCTTTGGCCCGAGCTTGCCGATTCGGCCTCCGGCACCGGGTCTTTGGCCTTCGATGTAGGGGGAACTCTAGAGTCTCCGGTTATAACCGGCTCTATGGCTTTTGACGGGGTTTTAGCCGCCCTTCCGGTGAGCGGTCTGGAGGGCGGTCTGAGTTATCAGGATATGTCTATGGCTTTACAGGACCTCAGGGCGGTGGTCGCTGGGGTGCCCCTTTCAGGCGCTTTTTCCGCTCGGTTTGGCCCGGAGAGTCCGGTTATAGACCTGAAGATGGACGCGTCCAACGCCGATCTCGATAAGCTGAGGTCCTCCTATCCTCAGATACCGGAGGAACTTTCAGGGGTGGTCCAGTCACTTTCGGTGGCCCTTGATGGGCCTGTGGATAAGCTCAAAGGCACTTTAAAGGCGAGGGCCGAGTCCCTAAATGTCATGGGATACGGTCTTTCCCAAAGCTGGGCTTCGGTGGCCCTCGCCCCCGACGGTAAGGCGACGGTCTCCGCTAAAACGGTGTTTCAGGGTCAGCCTGCTTACCTGGAAGGCGGTCTGTCTTTCGGTAAGGGAGGTCCCGAGGCTAAGCTGCTATTTAAGGTCAGGAAGGTCCCTACCGACCTGATCGCTTCGGTGTTGAGGGGTCCTCTTCCTGTGGCAGGGGAGATAGATATGGATATGTCCATAAAAGGGGCACTGACATCTCCCTCCATAACCGGCACCGTGAGCTCTCCGTCCCTTTCGGGATTCGACCAGGTTATAGAGGCTCCGTCGGTGAAGTTCGTCCTCAAGGGGACCGATCTGGAGATCCCCTCCGCCCAGGCGACCTGGCGAGGAGCTCCTCTTGCCCTGTCGGGGAAGGTGGCTATGTCTCAGGATCCCTCGGGGTCCTTTAAAGGAGAGATGAAGGGGCTGAACCTGGCCTCCTTGCCGGAGCTCGGGGTTGACGCAAAAGGCAGGGTCGATCTGGATTTCTCCGTGGGCGGCAAGCTGGCGGACCCCTCCCTTCAGCTGGGGCTTCGGTCGCCTAAGGTGACTTTTGGCCCGATGGACGTGGATAAGGTGGATCTTAAGGTCAAAGGAACAGCTAAGGCCGTGGATCTGACCGGTTCGGCGTCGGTCTCCGGCGGTGCCCTCTCGGCATCGGGATCTTTGGGACTGGGCGATTCCCCGACGGTGGAACTGGCCCTGAAGGGCGACGGCATAGGACTGGATAAGGTTCTGGACCTGCCTATCTCCGGTGCTCTGTCCGCTCAGGTGACCGTTAAGGGCTCCGTCGCCGATCCCGAGCTGGCGGTCTCCATCTCTGTCCCTAAGGCTGTCGCCTGGGGCCTTGGGGTCGACGGCTTTGGGGCCTCATTAGTCTCTAAAGGGACATCTGTGACCTTGAAGGAGGCCAAGGCGTCGGTAGGAGGAAGCCCTTTCTCCATGAGCGGTTCTTTCGACGGGAAAGCATATAAAGGGGAGTTCCAGCTTTCCGGCACCGATCTCGACCTGACTAAAGCCTCTCAGGGATTGCCGGAGGCCCAGTCCTACGGTCTAGGGGGGAAGCTGTCCCTCTCCTTTAAGGGGTCTGTCGACGGTAAGTCGGTTGAGGGTGGAGGCCGGATAACCGCCCCTGTCCTGACCGTTATGAACCTGTCTTTGAAGAACGTCAGCTATCCTCTGGAGCTCAAAGGCAATAGGCTGACTATACCCTCCGCTACCGCCGAGCTCTACGGAGGTTCGGTGGTAGGATCGGGCTGGATCGATCTGGATAGCCTCAAATTCTCCAAAAAGGTCTCGGTTTCCGGAACCGACGTGGCACCTCTTATCAGGGATTTCGCCGGTACCGATGGCACTGTGACCGGTGTAGGAAAGGCCCAGTTCGAGGGAGCAGGGGTTCTCTCTCCCTTTAGCTTTAAAGGCAAAGGCACCGCCGAGCTTGGAGGAGGTCAGGTAGTGGGCTTTCCTCTGGCCCAGGTCGCCGCTTCCCTTCACGGCACCGACGGCATTCGCTATCGTTCCGCAAAAGGGGCCTTTCAGGTTATAGACGACCGGTTTGTCCTGGATAAAGCCTCTGTGGAGGCCCACGATGGCGATCCTATATATCGGTCCTTCGTCTCGTCGGGAGTTATCGGTCCAGACAGAAAGCTCGATCTGGATTGTGCCGGTGAGGTCAATATGAGGCTCTTAAACGCCGTCGTAGGCGCTGGAGTTGGCGGAGTTCTAGGGGGCGGCGCGGGTACCATCGCCGCCATAATAGGCGGTGCCCTCGGAGGAGCCCAGCAGGGTATATCTAAAGACGATTTCAGGGATATTTCCTTTAAGGTTGCCGGGACCCTCGACTCGTCGTCGGTGAAGGGCCTTAAAGTAGGGCCCTCAAAGATAGCCCCCGAGCAGGTTCAGGAGGCTCCTGGGGCGTCTATTCAGCCTCAGCCTCAGCCGCCGGTGCCAGCTCAGCCCGTTCCTCAGGAGGAGCCTAAGAACCTGGAGGACCAGCTTAAAGACGCTTTAGAGCAGGAGGCGGGGAAGGTCCTTCAGAACCTTTTCGGAGGGGGCAATTAA
- a CDS encoding M20/M25/M40 family metallo-hydrolase, translated as MDVADRARELLLDLCAIKSVSGSDQEDAAAEFIFSLLGRFRCFSRDGSALRLVECGGKKAVFAYMACPSSSVTVGLTGHFDVVSPAVYRDLAPLAFDPGALGLALAGRDLPESVRSDLEAGWLFGRGAADMKCGLAVFLALMERWDSVGAPCNVAFLAVPDEENLSLGMRGALPEVAEFFRERGISPACWVNGEPTVGAKGAQWPVHRGSIGKVMGFVLSVGVGSHVGEFFKGVSAVQIAGQINAHLEGSPQSSDSIKGRALPPAACLGFDALRDGYSVTLFDKVMARYNLLYWSRSSEDLLDILKKSATEGLARAMDMTSWSARKLGESLPFSRGRVLTLSELRDIAGDVPLGEGEGSPVDRAARWVLDMLDRSGLEGPLAVVGFLPPWYPPKRPGFSMRDEALDRALKGVFSLVSDRGYDPVREDIFEGISDLSYLGSAGDLNSVSTLTENMAGWGDLYSVPLEAMESVDAPVCNLGPFGKDVHKATERLEPTFAFSVLPDLVERLLTDLAR; from the coding sequence ATGGACGTAGCAGATCGAGCTAGGGAGTTGTTGTTGGATCTTTGCGCCATAAAGAGCGTTTCCGGTTCGGACCAGGAGGATGCGGCGGCGGAGTTTATATTTTCCCTGTTGGGGAGGTTTCGGTGTTTCTCCCGAGATGGTTCGGCCCTGAGGTTGGTGGAATGTGGGGGCAAGAAGGCGGTTTTCGCCTATATGGCCTGTCCGTCGTCCTCTGTGACTGTGGGGCTTACGGGCCATTTCGACGTGGTCTCGCCGGCGGTCTACAGGGATCTGGCCCCTCTGGCTTTCGATCCTGGGGCATTAGGTTTGGCTCTGGCTGGCAGGGATTTGCCCGAGTCGGTTCGGTCCGATCTGGAGGCGGGCTGGCTGTTCGGCCGAGGGGCCGCCGACATGAAGTGCGGTCTGGCGGTGTTTTTGGCCCTCATGGAGAGATGGGATTCGGTGGGGGCTCCCTGTAACGTGGCCTTTTTGGCGGTTCCCGACGAGGAGAATCTCTCTTTGGGCATGAGAGGGGCCTTGCCCGAGGTGGCTGAGTTCTTCAGGGAGAGGGGCATATCCCCGGCCTGTTGGGTCAACGGCGAGCCCACCGTGGGGGCCAAAGGGGCCCAGTGGCCCGTGCACAGGGGGTCTATCGGTAAGGTTATGGGGTTCGTCCTGTCCGTAGGTGTCGGATCTCACGTCGGGGAGTTTTTCAAGGGGGTCAGCGCGGTTCAGATCGCCGGTCAGATAAACGCCCACCTGGAGGGCTCTCCCCAGTCGTCCGATTCGATAAAGGGCAGGGCCCTTCCTCCCGCTGCCTGTCTGGGTTTTGACGCCCTGAGGGACGGCTATTCTGTGACCCTTTTCGATAAGGTGATGGCCCGTTATAACCTGCTTTACTGGTCCCGTTCCTCCGAGGATCTGCTGGATATTTTGAAGAAGTCCGCCACCGAGGGGCTGGCTCGGGCGATGGATATGACCTCCTGGTCCGCAAGGAAGCTGGGGGAGAGTCTGCCCTTTTCCAGAGGCAGGGTCCTTACTCTGTCCGAGCTTCGTGATATAGCAGGGGACGTTCCCCTTGGGGAGGGGGAGGGTTCGCCGGTCGATCGGGCGGCTCGGTGGGTGCTGGATATGCTGGACCGTAGCGGCCTCGAGGGACCTCTGGCAGTGGTGGGCTTTTTGCCTCCCTGGTATCCCCCTAAGAGGCCCGGCTTTTCCATGAGGGACGAGGCACTGGACAGGGCGCTTAAGGGGGTTTTCTCCCTGGTGTCCGATCGGGGGTACGATCCGGTAAGGGAGGATATCTTCGAGGGTATCTCCGACCTGAGCTATCTGGGTTCCGCCGGGGATTTGAATTCGGTCTCCACCTTGACGGAGAACATGGCGGGATGGGGCGATCTCTACTCGGTTCCACTGGAGGCAATGGAGTCGGTGGATGCCCCGGTCTGCAACCTCGGCCCCTTCGGCAAGGACGTACACAAGGCCACAGAGAGGCTCGAGCCGACCTTTGCCTTCTCCGTCCTGCCCGACCTGGTGGAACGGCTTCTGACCGACCTTGCAAGATAA
- a CDS encoding Na+/H+ antiporter NhaC family protein, whose translation MRRFLLWAPFGLVLTMAGAAFAYDGAAPDFGILSLLPPVIAIGLCVLTKEVIPSLFVGSWVAGTMLAGWNPVIGFGGAVESLWNGLGDPWGARIVLTCLTMGGMVGVMQVGGGVDAAVRWLTGKISSSRRAMFFTQLAGFVIFFEDYVNTAVVGTTMAPVSDRYRISKEKLSYIVDSTAAPIACIAGISSWVAYMVGQIGMQFNELGITASPYVTYIKSIPFVIYNIVALVLLTYVVLSSRDFGPMLTAERRARKTGQLLREGAQPLSNSGEDKDLLPLDETPRRVINFVLPLIFLIGTIFTMLAVTGGWPNVGLAQAIGEGSSSKALVYGAFGGTFMTIILYAVQGLAPLGRMFRGFMKGAQAIFVGSLILIFAWGIGSAIKSVGTAGYIVSVAGDLLSPGWIPLLTFFVGAVVSFCTGTSYGTMGILMPIVVPLVATVTANSGLDPMTHMIPTIGAVFAGAVWGDHCSPISDTTIMSSMFSGSDHIDHVTTQAPYAMLAAVGSGAGYVGIALGFGPWVCLAIASAVTLILFQILSSPVEDYRLDEAPVGEVSTGAAD comes from the coding sequence ATGAGAAGGTTTTTACTCTGGGCCCCTTTCGGGCTCGTTCTTACCATGGCGGGGGCGGCTTTCGCCTACGACGGAGCTGCTCCTGATTTTGGGATTCTGTCCCTCCTTCCCCCTGTGATAGCCATAGGACTCTGCGTCCTGACCAAGGAGGTCATACCCTCCCTTTTCGTGGGTTCCTGGGTGGCCGGAACTATGCTGGCTGGCTGGAATCCGGTTATAGGCTTCGGCGGGGCCGTCGAGTCGCTGTGGAACGGCCTTGGAGATCCCTGGGGTGCGAGGATCGTCCTTACCTGTCTCACCATGGGCGGTATGGTGGGGGTTATGCAGGTAGGAGGGGGAGTTGACGCCGCCGTCAGGTGGCTGACCGGCAAGATATCCAGCAGTCGCCGGGCCATGTTCTTCACCCAGCTGGCTGGTTTCGTCATTTTCTTCGAGGACTACGTGAACACCGCCGTCGTTGGAACCACCATGGCCCCGGTTTCGGACCGCTATCGTATCTCAAAGGAGAAGCTTTCCTACATAGTGGACAGCACCGCCGCCCCTATCGCCTGTATCGCCGGGATTTCCTCCTGGGTGGCCTACATGGTGGGTCAGATAGGTATGCAGTTCAACGAGCTTGGCATAACCGCCTCTCCCTACGTGACCTACATCAAGTCCATACCTTTTGTCATCTATAATATAGTGGCCTTGGTCCTCCTTACCTACGTGGTGCTCTCAAGCAGGGATTTCGGGCCAATGCTTACGGCGGAGAGGCGGGCCAGGAAGACCGGTCAGCTCCTTCGGGAGGGCGCTCAGCCTCTTAGCAACTCGGGAGAGGATAAAGATCTTCTCCCTCTGGACGAGACCCCCAGGAGGGTTATAAACTTCGTCCTTCCTCTGATATTTTTGATAGGGACGATCTTCACCATGCTGGCTGTGACCGGAGGCTGGCCTAACGTGGGCCTTGCCCAGGCTATAGGCGAGGGAAGCAGCTCCAAGGCTCTGGTCTACGGTGCTTTCGGCGGGACCTTTATGACCATAATCCTCTACGCAGTTCAGGGCTTGGCCCCTCTCGGCAGGATGTTTCGGGGCTTTATGAAGGGCGCCCAGGCAATTTTCGTCGGCTCTCTGATCCTGATATTCGCCTGGGGAATAGGGTCGGCCATCAAGTCGGTCGGGACCGCGGGGTATATAGTGTCCGTCGCCGGCGATCTTCTCAGCCCGGGATGGATCCCCCTTCTCACCTTCTTCGTCGGGGCGGTGGTGTCCTTCTGCACCGGAACGTCCTACGGGACGATGGGTATCCTCATGCCCATAGTGGTTCCTCTGGTGGCGACTGTGACCGCCAATTCCGGCCTTGATCCGATGACCCATATGATCCCAACAATCGGGGCGGTGTTCGCCGGGGCGGTCTGGGGAGACCACTGTAGCCCTATATCCGACACCACTATAATGTCCTCTATGTTCAGCGGATCGGACCATATAGACCACGTGACAACTCAGGCTCCCTACGCCATGCTTGCGGCGGTAGGGTCCGGTGCGGGCTACGTAGGGATAGCCTTAGGGTTTGGCCCCTGGGTATGTCTGGCCATTGCGTCGGCGGTTACTTTGATACTCTTCCAGATCCTCTCCAGCCCTGTGGAAGACTACAGGCTCGACGAGGCTCCTGTCGGCGAGGTTTCTACCGGAGCGGCGGACTGA
- the lysA gene encoding diaminopimelate decarboxylase, translating to MSNMVWNGCDVVELASRFGTPLYVMSENEIRSRMRRLKDCMAKGNDNTQVLYAGKAFLTMAMCRMVQSEGLGLDVVSPGELHTALKAGFPAERIYFHGNNKTEEDLAMALDCGVGRYVVDSEDEMVLLGEMARSRGKVASVLFRLAPGVSGDTHRYIQTAHTDCKFGMPLLGQGLRRCVSAAMADSGLDLLGFHFHVGSQLMENRAYLEALEVLGDLMVTLRDEVGFEVRELNVGGGIGISHGQGPEVDVEAYLGGILERAKGVCEARSLALPRLVIEPGRWIVGPAGVTLYSVGTVKEIPGIRTYVSVDGGMADNPRPSLYGAVYRCELANRMDEEADSVVTVAGRCCESGDILIKDVSLPKPKRNDIIAVMDTGAYNFSMASGYNRLRRPAVVLIKDGQARCIVQRQSFDDLVQGEVIPEDLV from the coding sequence ATGAGTAACATGGTTTGGAACGGTTGCGATGTGGTGGAGCTGGCGAGCAGGTTTGGGACCCCTCTTTACGTTATGTCGGAGAACGAGATACGGTCTCGCATGAGGCGGCTAAAGGACTGTATGGCCAAAGGTAACGATAACACCCAGGTTCTCTACGCCGGTAAGGCTTTTTTGACCATGGCTATGTGTCGGATGGTCCAGTCCGAGGGCCTCGGCCTCGACGTGGTCTCCCCGGGGGAGCTGCACACCGCGCTTAAGGCGGGCTTCCCCGCCGAGAGGATCTATTTCCACGGCAACAACAAGACCGAGGAGGACCTCGCAATGGCCCTGGACTGCGGGGTTGGCCGTTACGTTGTTGACAGCGAGGACGAGATGGTCCTTCTAGGTGAGATGGCCCGGTCCAGAGGCAAGGTGGCGTCGGTGCTGTTTCGGCTGGCCCCTGGGGTGAGCGGCGATACCCATCGCTATATCCAGACAGCCCACACCGACTGTAAGTTCGGTATGCCCCTTCTGGGCCAGGGGCTGAGGCGGTGCGTCTCGGCGGCCATGGCCGACTCTGGGCTGGACCTTTTGGGCTTTCACTTCCACGTGGGATCCCAGCTCATGGAGAACCGGGCGTATCTCGAGGCCCTGGAGGTCCTAGGGGACCTGATGGTCACCTTGAGGGACGAGGTTGGGTTCGAGGTTCGAGAGCTGAACGTAGGCGGTGGGATCGGCATATCCCACGGTCAGGGCCCCGAGGTCGACGTGGAGGCTTACCTAGGCGGCATATTGGAGAGGGCGAAAGGTGTCTGTGAGGCTCGGTCCCTTGCCCTTCCCAGGCTGGTGATAGAGCCAGGGCGATGGATAGTGGGGCCCGCCGGTGTAACCCTCTATTCGGTGGGGACGGTGAAGGAGATTCCCGGGATCAGGACCTACGTCAGCGTCGACGGCGGCATGGCGGATAACCCTAGGCCCTCTCTCTACGGGGCGGTCTACCGTTGTGAGCTGGCGAACAGGATGGACGAGGAGGCCGATTCGGTGGTGACCGTAGCGGGGCGGTGTTGCGAGTCAGGGGATATACTGATAAAGGACGTGTCCCTTCCTAAGCCTAAAAGGAACGATATTATCGCCGTTATGGACACAGGGGCCTACAATTTCTCCATGGCAAGCGGCTACAACCGGCTGAGGCGTCCGGCGGTGGTCCTCATAAAAGACGGTCAGGCCCGGTGCATAGTCCAGCGTCAGTCATTCGACGATCTGGTGCAGGGAGAGGTCATCCCCGAAGATCTTGTTTAG
- a CDS encoding type II toxin-antitoxin system RelB/DinJ family antitoxin gives MAGKTTNITIRMDSEIKAQAEILFGELGMNLTTALNIFVRQSLREGRIPFEICLNRTSRGTAAPKLAEE, from the coding sequence ATGGCTGGGAAGACCACAAACATAACTATCCGTATGGATTCGGAGATAAAAGCTCAGGCGGAGATCCTCTTCGGGGAACTGGGAATGAACCTGACTACGGCGCTCAACATCTTCGTTCGCCAGTCGCTCCGTGAGGGGAGAATCCCCTTTGAGATCTGCCTAAACCGTACAAGCCGGGGAACAGCCGCCCCGAAGCTAGCGGAGGAATAG